The Flavobacterium marginilacus genome window below encodes:
- the tuf gene encoding elongation factor Tu — protein MAKETFNRSKPHLNIGTIGHVDHGKTTLTAAITKVLSDAGYCQAKSFDQIDNAPEEKERGITINTSHVEYETANRHYAHVDCPGHADYVKNMVTGAAQMDGAILVVAATDGPMPQTREHILLGRQVGIPRIVVFMNKVDMVDDAELLELVEMEIRDLLSFYEYDGDNCPVIQGSALGGLNNDAAWVPKIIELMEAVDAWIEEPVRDVAKPFLMPVEDVFTITGRGTVATGRIETGVANTGDPVEIIGMGAEKLTSTITGVEMFRKILDRGEAGDNVGLLLRGIDKESIKRGMVIIKPGSVKPHATFKAEVYILKKEEGGRHTPFHNNYRPQFYVRTTDVTGIITLPEGVEMVMPGDNLTINVTLLSPIAMSVGLRFAIREGGRTVGAGQVTEIVA, from the coding sequence ATGGCAAAAGAAACCTTTAACCGTTCGAAACCGCACTTAAATATTGGTACGATCGGACACGTAGATCACGGTAAAACTACTTTAACAGCAGCAATCACAAAAGTGTTATCTGATGCTGGTTACTGTCAAGCAAAATCATTTGATCAAATTGATAATGCCCCTGAAGAAAAAGAAAGAGGTATTACTATTAATACATCACACGTTGAGTACGAAACTGCTAACCGTCACTACGCACACGTTGACTGTCCAGGTCACGCGGATTACGTAAAGAACATGGTTACTGGTGCTGCTCAAATGGATGGTGCTATTCTTGTTGTAGCTGCAACTGACGGACCAATGCCACAAACACGTGAGCACATCCTTTTAGGACGTCAGGTAGGTATTCCTAGAATTGTTGTTTTCATGAACAAAGTGGATATGGTTGATGATGCTGAGTTGTTAGAGCTTGTTGAAATGGAAATTAGAGATTTATTATCTTTCTATGAGTACGATGGAGACAACTGTCCAGTTATTCAAGGTTCTGCTTTAGGTGGTTTGAATAATGATGCTGCATGGGTTCCTAAAATTATTGAATTAATGGAAGCTGTTGATGCTTGGATCGAAGAGCCAGTTCGTGACGTTGCTAAACCATTCTTGATGCCGGTTGAAGACGTATTTACAATTACAGGTCGTGGAACTGTTGCTACAGGTCGTATCGAAACTGGAGTTGCTAATACTGGAGATCCAGTTGAAATCATTGGTATGGGAGCTGAGAAATTGACTTCTACTATCACTGGAGTTGAGATGTTCCGTAAAATCCTTGACAGAGGTGAAGCTGGAGATAACGTAGGTTTATTGTTGAGAGGTATTGATAAAGAATCTATCAAAAGAGGTATGGTTATCATTAAGCCAGGATCTGTTAAACCACACGCTACTTTTAAAGCTGAGGTGTATATCTTGAAAAAAGAAGAAGGTGGACGTCATACTCCATTCCATAATAACTACCGTCCGCAATTCTATGTACGTACAACTGACGTAACAGGAATCATTACTTTACCAGAAGGTGTAGAGATGGTAATGCCAGGTGATAACTTAACTATCAATGTTACTTTATTAAGTCCAATCGCTATGAGCGTAGGTTTACGTTTCGCTATCCGTGAAGGTGGTAGAACAGTAGGTGCAGGTCAGGTAACTGAAATTGTAGCTTAA
- the rplL gene encoding 50S ribosomal protein L7/L12: protein MADLKQFAEQLVNLTVKEVNELATILKDEYGIEPAAAAVVVAAGGSEGAAEEAQTEFTVVLKEAGASKLAVVKLVKELTGLGLKEAKDVVDGAPSNVKEGVTKEEAEGLKKSLEEAGAVVELK, encoded by the coding sequence ATGGCAGATTTGAAACAATTCGCAGAGCAATTAGTTAACCTTACAGTTAAAGAAGTTAACGAATTAGCAACAATATTGAAAGATGAGTACGGTATCGAACCAGCTGCTGCAGCTGTAGTAGTTGCGGCTGGTGGTAGTGAAGGTGCTGCTGAAGAAGCTCAAACTGAATTTACAGTTGTATTGAAAGAGGCTGGAGCTTCTAAATTAGCTGTTGTAAAATTAGTTAAAGAACTTACAGGTTTAGGTTTGAAAGAAGCTAAAGATGTAGTTGACGGTGCTCCAAGCAACGTTAAAGAAGGTGTAACTAAAGAAGAGGCTGAAGGTCTTAAAAAATCTTTAGAAGAAGCTGGTGCAGTTGTTGAGTTAAAATAA
- the secE gene encoding preprotein translocase subunit SecE has product MTKVVNYISESFEELKSNVTWPEWAEIQRLTIVVAVFSVVFALATWGTDEVCAKTLAVFFNWIKA; this is encoded by the coding sequence ATGACAAAAGTTGTTAATTACATATCGGAATCATTTGAGGAATTAAAATCAAATGTGACTTGGCCGGAATGGGCTGAGATACAGCGTCTTACTATTGTTGTAGCAGTGTTTTCCGTGGTATTTGCTTTGGCAACATGGGGAACTGATGAAGTGTGTGCAAAAACATTGGCTGTATTTTTTAACTGGATTAAAGCGTAA
- the nusG gene encoding transcription termination/antitermination protein NusG has translation MADNNIKKWYVVRAVSGQENKVKAYIETEIARLGMSDYVSQVLVPTEKVVTVKEGKKLSKDKVYFPGYVMLEANLVGEIPHIIKSITSVIGFLGETKGGEPVPLRMSEVNRMLGKVDELAVNTDTRSIPFSLGETIKVIDGPFNGFNGTVEKINEEKRKLEVMVKIFGRKTPLELSFMQVEKV, from the coding sequence ATGGCCGATAATAATATAAAAAAGTGGTATGTCGTTCGTGCGGTTAGCGGGCAAGAAAATAAAGTGAAAGCTTATATCGAAACAGAAATAGCTCGATTAGGAATGAGTGATTATGTCTCGCAGGTTCTTGTGCCTACTGAAAAAGTAGTTACTGTAAAAGAAGGTAAAAAATTATCAAAAGATAAAGTTTATTTTCCAGGTTATGTTATGTTGGAAGCCAATCTTGTTGGGGAAATTCCTCATATTATTAAGTCTATCACAAGTGTTATTGGCTTTTTGGGTGAAACCAAAGGCGGTGAGCCGGTTCCATTAAGAATGTCAGAAGTGAATAGAATGTTAGGTAAAGTTGATGAGTTAGCTGTAAACACAGATACTCGTTCAATTCCTTTCAGCTTGGGTGAAACTATTAAAGTGATCGATGGTCCTTTTAATGGCTTTAATGGTACAGTTGAAAAAATAAATGAAGAAAAGCGTAAACTTGAAGTAATGGTGAAAATTTTCGGAAGAAAAACACCTTTGGAATTGAGTTTCATGCAGGTTGAAAAAGTATAA
- the rpoB gene encoding DNA-directed RNA polymerase subunit beta, which produces MITNQTERLNFASTKNIPQYPDFLDVQVKSFKDFFQLETKSDERGDEGLYNTFMENFPITDTRNNFVLEFLDYFVDPPRYTIQECIERGLTYSVPLKARLKLYCTDPEHEDFETIVQDVYLGTIPYMTPSGTFVINGAERVVVSQLHRSPGVFFGQSFHANGTKLYSARVIPFKGSWIEFSTDINSVMYAYIDRKKKLPVTTLFRAIGFERDKDILEIFDLAEEIKVSKTGLKKYIGRKLAARVLNTWHEDFVDEDTGEVVSIERNEIILDRDTIIDKDNVEEIIDSNVKSILLHKEDNNAVDYSIIHNTLQKDPTNSEKEAVEHIYRQLRNAEPPDEETARGIIDKLFFSDQRYNLGEVGRYRINKKLGLDTPMEKQVLTKEDIITIVKYLIELINSKAEIDDIDHLSNRRVRTVGEQLSQQFGVGLARMARTIRERMNVRDNEVFTPIDLINAKTLSSVINSFFGTNQLSQFMDQTNPLAEITHKRRLSALGPGGLSRERAGFEVRDVHYTHYGRLCPIETPEGPNIGLISSLGVYAKVNGMGFIETPYRKVNNGVVDLESTPIYLSAEEEEGMLIAQANIKMEDSGKITAENVIARQEGDFPVIDPSQVDYTDVAPNQIASISASLIPFLEHDDANRALMGSNMMRQAVPLIRPEAPIVGTGLERQVASDSRVLINAEGHGVVEYVDANIITIKYDRSEEERMVSFDADEKTYNLIKFRKTNQGTSINLKPIVRKGDRVIPGQVLSEGYATQNGELALGRNLKVAFMPWKGYNFEDAIVISEKVVRDDIFTSIHVDDYSLEVRDTKLGNEELTNDIPNVSEEATKDLDENGMIRIGAEVKPGDILIGKITPKGESDPTPEEKLLRAIFGDKAGDVKDASLKASPSLHGVVLDKKLFARAVKDKRKRTQDKDALGALEMEFEVKFVELKDRLIEKLFNIVNGKTSQGVMNDLGEEVLPKGKKYTQKMLYAVEDFAHLSKGQWVADDATNTMVNDLIHNYKIKLNDLQGALRREKFTITVGDELPSGILKLAKVYIAKKRKLKVGDKMAGRHGNKGIVARIVRHEDMPFLEDGTPVDIVLNPLGVPSRMNIGQIYETVLGWAGMNLGRKFATPIFDGASLDEINALTDEAGVPRFGHTHLYDGGTGERFHQAATVGVIYMLKLGHMVDDKMHARSIGPYSLITQQPLGGKAQFGGQRFGEMEVWALEAYGASSTLREILTVKSDDVIGRAKTYEAIVKGETMPEPGLPESFNVLMHELKGLGLDLRLEE; this is translated from the coding sequence ATGATAACAAATCAGACTGAAAGATTGAATTTTGCCTCAACCAAAAACATACCTCAATATCCAGATTTCTTAGATGTTCAGGTTAAATCGTTTAAAGATTTTTTTCAATTAGAAACTAAATCAGACGAAAGAGGCGACGAAGGGTTGTACAATACCTTCATGGAAAACTTTCCAATTACAGACACAAGAAACAACTTTGTATTAGAATTCCTTGATTACTTTGTAGATCCGCCACGTTACACCATTCAAGAATGTATAGAAAGAGGTCTTACGTATAGTGTGCCTTTAAAAGCTAGGTTAAAACTATATTGTACCGATCCTGAACACGAAGATTTTGAAACTATTGTACAAGATGTTTATCTTGGAACAATACCTTACATGACACCAAGTGGTACTTTTGTTATCAATGGAGCAGAGCGAGTTGTGGTTTCACAATTACACCGTTCTCCGGGTGTTTTCTTTGGGCAGTCATTCCATGCAAATGGAACAAAATTATATTCTGCGAGAGTTATTCCTTTTAAGGGATCTTGGATAGAATTTTCTACCGATATCAACAGCGTAATGTACGCGTATATCGATAGAAAGAAAAAATTACCTGTTACAACTTTATTCCGTGCTATTGGTTTCGAAAGAGATAAGGACATCCTTGAAATTTTTGACCTTGCTGAAGAAATTAAAGTGTCAAAAACTGGTCTTAAAAAATATATTGGTAGAAAACTTGCTGCACGTGTTTTGAACACATGGCATGAAGATTTCGTTGATGAGGATACTGGAGAGGTGGTTTCAATCGAGCGTAATGAGATTATTCTTGATCGTGATACTATTATCGACAAAGATAATGTCGAGGAAATCATTGATTCTAACGTTAAATCTATTTTGTTGCACAAAGAAGATAATAACGCTGTTGATTATTCTATCATCCATAATACATTACAAAAAGATCCAACAAACTCTGAAAAAGAAGCTGTTGAGCATATCTACAGACAATTGCGTAACGCTGAACCGCCTGATGAAGAGACTGCTCGTGGTATTATTGATAAATTATTCTTCTCGGACCAACGTTATAACTTAGGTGAAGTAGGTCGTTACAGAATTAATAAAAAACTTGGTCTTGATACTCCAATGGAAAAGCAAGTGCTTACCAAAGAAGATATCATTACTATTGTTAAATATTTGATCGAATTGATCAACTCAAAAGCTGAGATTGATGATATCGACCACTTATCAAACCGTCGTGTTAGAACAGTTGGAGAACAATTGTCTCAACAGTTTGGTGTTGGTTTGGCTCGTATGGCAAGAACCATTCGTGAGAGAATGAACGTTAGAGATAACGAGGTGTTTACACCAATTGATTTGATTAATGCTAAAACATTATCATCAGTTATCAACTCTTTCTTTGGAACAAACCAGTTGTCTCAATTTATGGATCAAACGAATCCATTGGCTGAGATTACACACAAAAGAAGATTATCTGCACTTGGACCAGGTGGACTTTCGAGAGAAAGAGCTGGATTTGAGGTTCGTGACGTTCACTATACGCACTACGGACGTTTATGTCCGATTGAAACTCCTGAGGGACCAAACATTGGTTTGATCTCTTCTCTTGGTGTTTATGCTAAAGTAAACGGAATGGGTTTCATTGAAACACCTTATCGTAAAGTAAATAATGGTGTTGTAGATTTAGAGTCTACGCCTATATATTTAAGTGCTGAAGAAGAAGAAGGAATGTTAATCGCTCAGGCGAACATTAAAATGGAAGATTCAGGTAAAATTACTGCCGAGAACGTAATTGCGCGTCAAGAAGGTGACTTTCCTGTAATTGATCCTTCTCAAGTGGATTATACAGACGTTGCGCCAAACCAGATTGCTTCGATTTCTGCATCTTTGATTCCTTTCTTGGAGCATGATGATGCGAACCGTGCATTGATGGGATCTAACATGATGCGTCAAGCCGTACCATTGATACGCCCTGAAGCTCCGATTGTTGGAACTGGTTTAGAGCGTCAAGTGGCTTCAGATTCTAGAGTATTGATTAATGCAGAAGGACATGGAGTTGTAGAATACGTTGATGCTAATATCATTACTATCAAATATGATCGTTCTGAGGAAGAAAGAATGGTAAGTTTTGATGCTGATGAAAAAACATACAACTTAATTAAATTTAGAAAAACCAATCAAGGAACAAGTATTAACCTTAAGCCTATCGTAAGAAAAGGTGACAGAGTAATTCCTGGGCAAGTATTGTCTGAAGGATATGCTACTCAAAATGGAGAATTAGCTTTAGGTAGAAACCTTAAAGTTGCGTTTATGCCATGGAAAGGGTACAACTTCGAGGATGCGATTGTGATTTCTGAAAAAGTAGTTCGTGACGATATCTTTACTTCAATTCACGTAGACGATTACTCATTAGAGGTAAGAGATACAAAATTAGGTAACGAAGAGTTGACGAATGATATACCAAACGTTTCTGAAGAAGCTACTAAAGATTTGGATGAAAATGGTATGATTAGAATTGGAGCCGAGGTTAAGCCTGGTGATATTCTTATCGGTAAAATCACTCCAAAAGGAGAATCAGATCCTACTCCGGAAGAGAAATTGCTTCGTGCAATCTTTGGTGATAAAGCAGGTGATGTAAAAGATGCTTCATTGAAAGCTTCTCCTTCTTTACATGGTGTAGTTTTAGATAAAAAATTATTTGCAAGAGCGGTAAAAGACAAACGTAAACGTACTCAGGACAAAGATGCTTTAGGAGCTCTTGAAATGGAGTTCGAAGTGAAGTTTGTTGAGCTTAAGGATAGATTGATTGAGAAACTTTTTAATATCGTAAACGGAAAAACTTCTCAAGGTGTAATGAATGATTTGGGTGAAGAAGTTTTACCAAAAGGTAAAAAATATACTCAAAAAATGCTTTACGCTGTTGAAGATTTTGCTCACTTAAGTAAAGGTCAATGGGTTGCTGATGATGCAACAAATACTATGGTTAATGATTTGATTCATAACTATAAAATTAAATTGAACGATTTACAAGGTGCTTTGCGTAGAGAGAAATTTACAATTACTGTTGGAGATGAATTGCCATCAGGAATCTTGAAATTGGCTAAAGTTTATATCGCTAAGAAACGTAAGTTGAAAGTAGGGGATAAAATGGCAGGTCGTCACGGTAACAAAGGTATTGTTGCTCGTATAGTACGTCATGAAGATATGCCTTTCTTGGAAGACGGAACACCAGTTGATATCGTGTTGAACCCGCTTGGGGTACCTTCGCGTATGAACATCGGGCAAATTTATGAGACAGTATTAGGATGGGCTGGTATGAATTTGGGTAGAAAATTTGCTACTCCAATTTTTGACGGTGCTTCTTTAGACGAGATTAATGCTTTGACTGATGAAGCTGGAGTACCACGTTTTGGACATACTCACCTTTATGATGGTGGTACAGGAGAACGTTTTCATCAAGCAGCAACTGTGGGAGTAATTTACATGCTTAAATTAGGACACATGGTTGACGATAAGATGCACGCACGTTCTATCGGTCCATACTCGTTGATTACTCAACAGCCACTTGGAGGTAAAGCTCAAT
- the rplJ gene encoding 50S ribosomal protein L10 encodes MTREEKSIAIEDLTAQLAGTNIIYVSDISGLDAETTSNLRRACFKAGVKLEVVKNTLLAKAMEASDNDYGDLPSVLAGNSAIFIADVANAPGKIIKDFRKKSAKPVLKGAYINSEIYLGDDQLDALATIKSKEELIGEIIGLLQSPAQRVISALQNQFAGSEEAEA; translated from the coding sequence ATGACTAGAGAAGAAAAATCAATCGCGATTGAAGATTTAACTGCACAGTTAGCTGGTACAAACATCATTTATGTATCTGATATTTCTGGATTAGACGCAGAAACAACTTCAAACTTGAGAAGAGCTTGTTTTAAAGCAGGTGTTAAATTAGAGGTAGTAAAAAACACTTTGCTTGCAAAAGCAATGGAAGCTTCAGATAATGACTATGGAGATTTACCTTCTGTTTTGGCAGGTAACAGTGCTATATTCATTGCTGATGTTGCAAATGCACCTGGAAAAATTATCAAAGATTTTAGAAAAAAATCAGCAAAACCTGTATTGAAAGGGGCTTATATCAATTCTGAAATTTACCTTGGTGATGACCAATTAGATGCATTAGCTACTATTAAATCTAAAGAAGAGCTTATCGGTGAAATTATTGGATTATTACAATCACCAGCTCAAAGAGTTATTTCTGCTTTACAAAACCAATTTGCTGGCAGCGAAGAGGCTGAAGCTTAA
- the rplA gene encoding 50S ribosomal protein L1, protein MAKLTKKQKEAASKIEKNKLYSLKDAAALLKVVASAKFDESVDIAVRLGVDPRKANQMVRGVVTLPHGTGKDVKVLALVTPDKEAEAKEAGADHVGLDDYLQKIKDGWTDVDVIITMPAVMGKLGPLGRILGPRGLMPNPKTGTVTMDVAKAVAEVKAGKIDFKVDKTGIVHAGIGKVSFGAEQIVDNAHEIIQTLIKLKPTAAKGTYIKGIHLTSTMSPAIALDPKAV, encoded by the coding sequence ATGGCAAAATTGACAAAAAAGCAAAAAGAGGCTGCTTCAAAAATTGAAAAGAACAAATTATACTCTTTAAAAGATGCCGCTGCATTACTTAAAGTTGTTGCTTCTGCAAAATTTGATGAGTCTGTTGATATCGCAGTTCGTTTGGGTGTTGATCCAAGAAAAGCGAATCAAATGGTGAGAGGTGTAGTAACATTGCCTCACGGAACAGGTAAAGATGTAAAAGTATTGGCATTGGTTACTCCAGATAAAGAAGCGGAAGCTAAAGAAGCAGGAGCAGATCATGTTGGTCTTGATGATTACCTGCAAAAAATTAAAGACGGTTGGACAGATGTTGATGTAATTATCACTATGCCTGCTGTTATGGGTAAATTAGGTCCATTAGGTCGTATTTTAGGTCCTAGAGGTTTAATGCCAAACCCTAAAACAGGTACTGTAACTATGGATGTTGCAAAAGCTGTTGCAGAGGTAAAAGCTGGTAAAATTGACTTTAAAGTTGATAAAACTGGTATCGTTCATGCAGGAATTGGTAAAGTTTCTTTTGGAGCTGAGCAAATTGTTGACAACGCACACGAAATTATTCAAACATTAATCAAACTTAAACCAACTGCTGCTAAAGGTACATACATTAAAGGTATTCACCTTACAAGCACAATGAGTCCTGCTATTGCATTGGATCCAAAAGCAGTATAA
- the hpf gene encoding ribosome hibernation-promoting factor, HPF/YfiA family translates to MKVNVHAVNFTVDKKLVDFVQERMDKLEKYYDRVVSSDVFLKVEKTSEKENKNVEIKINVPGDDFLVEKQCKSFEEAVEQAAESLERLLVKRKEKLRTHI, encoded by the coding sequence ATGAAGGTAAATGTTCATGCGGTTAACTTTACTGTTGACAAAAAGCTGGTAGATTTCGTTCAGGAAAGAATGGATAAGTTGGAAAAATATTATGACAGAGTTGTTTCTTCTGATGTTTTTTTGAAAGTTGAAAAGACAAGTGAAAAGGAAAATAAAAATGTTGAGATAAAGATTAATGTCCCTGGGGATGATTTTTTGGTTGAAAAACAATGTAAATCCTTTGAAGAAGCAGTCGAACAGGCAGCGGAATCTTTAGAGCGATTGCTTGTAAAACGTAAAGAAAAGTTAAGAACACATATTTAA
- the rplK gene encoding 50S ribosomal protein L11, with translation MAKEISKVVKLQVKGGAANPSPPVGPALGAAGVNIMEFCKQFNARTQDKPGKICPVQITVYKDKSFDFVVKTPPAAVQLMEAAKLKSGSGEPNRKKVASVTWDVIKAIAEDKMVDLNAFTIESAMSMIAGTARSMGITVSGDSPF, from the coding sequence ATGGCTAAAGAAATTAGTAAGGTAGTTAAACTACAAGTTAAGGGAGGTGCTGCGAACCCGTCGCCACCGGTTGGACCTGCTTTAGGAGCTGCTGGGGTAAACATCATGGAGTTTTGTAAGCAGTTTAATGCTAGAACTCAGGATAAACCTGGCAAAATTTGTCCAGTGCAAATCACTGTGTACAAAGACAAATCATTTGATTTTGTTGTTAAGACTCCTCCAGCTGCAGTACAGTTAATGGAAGCAGCAAAGCTAAAGTCCGGATCAGGTGAACCAAATCGTAAAAAAGTAGCTAGCGTTACTTGGGATGTTATCAAGGCAATTGCTGAAGATAAAATGGTAGATTTAAATGCATTCACAATCGAATCTGCTATGAGCATGATTGCTGGAACAGCTAGATCTATGGGTATAACTGTATCAGGAGATTCTCCTTTTTAA